The genome window GCAGCTGCGCGCGCATGCGGTGGGCGCGCCGGTGATCGGCTGGTTCTCCGAGGCGACGGTGGAGGGGCGCATCCTCGACGTGTCGGATTCGCGCTCCGGCCGGCCACGGCTGCTGCTCGACGACCTGGTGATGCATGACTGGAACGGCGGCCCGGCGCCCGCGCGGCTGCGCGTCACCCTCATGGAAGCGGAGGCGGAGCGCAGCTTCCTGCCCGGCAGCCGGGTGATGGTGCTCACCGGGCTCATGCCGCCGGGCGCCCCGGTGGAGCCGGGGGGCTTCGACTTCCGGCGCAAGGCCTGGTTCGAGCGGATCGGCGGCATCGGGCTGGCGCGCGGACGGGTGGTGAGCGCGCAGGACGCGGCGGAGCCGGGGGTTTTCCGCGCGCTCTGGCTGCAGGTGGCGCGCTGGCGCCAGCAGATCGGCGAGGGGTTGCGCGCCGCCCTTCCGGGGGAGACCGGCAGCTTCGCCGCCGCCATTCTGGTGGGAGAGCGTGACGGCATCCCGGAGGAGACGCAGGCGGACCTGCGCGCCTCCAACCTCGCGCATCTGCTGGCAATTTCGGGGCTGCACATGGGGCTGCTCACCGGCTTCGTCTTCGCCATCCTGCGCACCGGCCTCGCGCTGGTGCCCCGGCTGGCGCTGGTCTGGCAGACACGCAGGCTGGCGGCCTTCGGGGCGATCCTTGCGGGCACGGCCTATCTCGGCCTCTCGGGGGCGGCGGTGGCCACGCAACGCTCCTTCGTGATGGTGCTGGTGGTGTTCGGGGCGGTGATGATCGGGCGCGCGCCGATCAGCTTGCGCGGGCTGGCGCTGGCCGCCGGGGTCATCCTGCTGCTGCGGCCGGAAAGCGTGGTGGAGATCGGCTTCCAGATGAGCTTCGCGGCCACGGTGGCGCTGGTGGCGAGCTATGACGCGCTGCGCCGGCTGGGCCGCGCGCCCCGGACGATGGGGCTGGTCGGGGTGGTGTGCGGCACCGCGCTCACCTCGCTCGTCGCCGGGCTGGCCACGGCGCCCTTCGCGGCGGCGGCCTTCAATCAGGTGGCCCGGTACGGCCTGCTGGCCAATGTGCTGGCCATGCCGGTGATGGCGTTCTGGGTGATGCCGCTGGCCGTTCTGGCGGCGGCGCTGGCGCCCCTCGGCCTCGCCGGGCCGGTGCTCACGGCGCTCGGGGCCGGCATCGACGTGATCCTGCTGATCGCCCACCGGGTGGCCGGGCTGGACGGGGCGCTGCGCTATGTCGGAGAGCCGGCGACCGGGGTGATCATGCTCATCGCGCTCGGCGGGCTGTGGCTGTCGCTGTGGCGCGGGCGGGTGCGGCTGCTGGGCGCGCCGGTGCTGCTGGCCGGGCTGGGTTGGTGGCAACTGTCGGTGGACCGGCCCGAACTCATCATCTCGGACTCCGGGCGCCAGGCCGGCATCGCGGGCCCGGAGGGCCGGGCGCTGCTCAGTGCGAAACGGGAGAGCTTCGCCACAACGGAATGGCTGCGCTCCGACGGTGAGGCGCCGGACCCGGTGGCCGCGGCCGCCCGCCCGGGCTTCTCGCCGCGCGAAGGCTCCGGGGCGCTGGCCCCGCGCTACGTGGCCGGGGCGCATCTGGGCGCCTGGGAGGTGATCGTGGTGACGGCGCCGAAGCCGGACCGGGCGGCGGTCTCCGCGTTCTGCGGCCCGCACACCATCCTGGTGAGCCCGGCCCTCAGCGCGCCGCCGGAGGGGCCCTGCCTGTTCTACAACAAGGCCCGGCTGGCGCGCAGCGGTGCCGTGGCCTTCGATCTCGTGGGGGAGGATCTGCGCCCCCGTGCCCCGGGCCGGGCGCGTCTGTGGACGCACCCGGCCGCGGGGCGGGAGGCGGAGCCCGATCAGTAGTTCCGGATCAACCCGACCATGCGCCCCTGGATGCGCACCTGGTCGGCGGGGTAGACCCGTGTCTCATAGGCCGGGTTGGCGGCTTCCAGCGCCACCATCCCGCCCTTGCGCCGCAGGAATTTCAGCGTGGCTTCCTGCTCCCGCACCAGGGCGACCACGATGTCGCCGCTCGACGCCTCGTCCTGCCGGCGGACCACGACGATGTCACCGTCATGGATGCCGGCGTCGA of Paroceanicella profunda contains these proteins:
- a CDS encoding ComEC/Rec2 family competence protein; the protein is MQWPLWLPVLFGAGSAVYFLLPLEPPGWAVPLACLPCIGLRMARLPLWPLLVLLAGFGAAQLRAHAVGAPVIGWFSEATVEGRILDVSDSRSGRPRLLLDDLVMHDWNGGPAPARLRVTLMEAEAERSFLPGSRVMVLTGLMPPGAPVEPGGFDFRRKAWFERIGGIGLARGRVVSAQDAAEPGVFRALWLQVARWRQQIGEGLRAALPGETGSFAAAILVGERDGIPEETQADLRASNLAHLLAISGLHMGLLTGFVFAILRTGLALVPRLALVWQTRRLAAFGAILAGTAYLGLSGAAVATQRSFVMVLVVFGAVMIGRAPISLRGLALAAGVILLLRPESVVEIGFQMSFAATVALVASYDALRRLGRAPRTMGLVGVVCGTALTSLVAGLATAPFAAAAFNQVARYGLLANVLAMPVMAFWVMPLAVLAAALAPLGLAGPVLTALGAGIDVILLIAHRVAGLDGALRYVGEPATGVIMLIALGGLWLSLWRGRVRLLGAPVLLAGLGWWQLSVDRPELIISDSGRQAGIAGPEGRALLSAKRESFATTEWLRSDGEAPDPVAAAARPGFSPREGSGALAPRYVAGAHLGAWEVIVVTAPKPDRAAVSAFCGPHTILVSPALSAPPEGPCLFYNKARLARSGAVAFDLVGEDLRPRAPGRARLWTHPAAGREAEPDQ